gaatttatattaaataatgaataggACCTCATCCAGCATTTCTGCTTTAAATGGAAAGTATTTACTTTTaatcaggtaaaaaaaataaaataaaatacagaattttTAAGAAAAGGTCCCAATGTAATTGGATAGTTGGCTGCTCAGCTGTCGCAATGCCGGGTTGTGTGGTTTATTGCAAGTAAGCAGATTAAAGGTCTAGACTGTTGCAGTTGTATTTGAAATCTGTGGTTGTTAACTCTTGTGAAAGCCAAATAGCTGTTACTGTCATTGTAATGAGAAATAACTGGGctgaaaaatcaaaacaaacccatCAACTATGTGGTACattcttaaaaagaaagaatgcaCCAAAAGCACTAAAGGCCTACAAGACTATAGAAAACAACTGTAGTGGATGAAAGACAAATCCCTTCcctggtgaagaaaaaaatcctttacaACATTTGACCAGATCAAGATCAGCCTCCAGGAGGTAGGTGTATCTGTGTCAAAGTGAAGAATAATGATAATTAGGCCATATACTGGTAGTCTTAGTCAGCTACCAACTGACCTGGATGTATTAAAGAGGAGGATGAATTCTATTGACTTACAGCATGGTCCTATACTACATGGTCCACAACATGGTCCTAtactttctttaataaaataaaaatttagattatttttatatacaagtATGATtaagtgtgtaaaaataaaattagaccaaatgtaaatgtttcttcATAGTATTTACTTTAGGAAAATGCTCCAGATCTGCTATATGATTTTGAACAATGTGACCCTTAATACGTGTTTAATCGAAACTGGCAAACTGTAAAAACTTGAAAAATGTATAAAGGGGACAAAGTATTGAAAAAGGTTCTGTTTTGTCATTTAATATTGCAGtgatattaaatttaatatttatatttctttcgaTTCTTTAACTATTCAGGTGATTTGTTGTcttcacaagtgtgtgtgaaaccTGATGATCCATGTAATAGGAGTTTGCATGGTCAAGATTTAAAAAGTGCTTACACTTAAATAGAGACCAAgttttaaaaattctaaaactttctaaaaactttatttccagttttaaataaaagaaattccCAGATTGtcactgtacattacagtacacgaGTAAATTTATACAATGACACCAATAAACTCAGCAGAAAGTTGAGAAATGTTCAGATACTTGCACTGCAAGTTTTAgtatctataaataaaatttgcacACATTCTCCCACTGCAGCGAGTGAACTGGTTTACATATTGcaaaaaacactaacaaacatTTCTGGTTTGGATAATCAGGCAGTTTTGACATAGTTGGTCAACAATGAAGAGTTAAAAGtcttaaaatttttttatttcaattcgtGCATAGTGCTTTACATCTCGCCTTCAGGCTGTGGAATTCGGTGCGGAACTGAGGATTCACCACTGCATAAATGATCGGGTTGGTGAGGGATGTCATGCAGGAAATGGAGACCACAAGAACTTCAAACTCCTGCATCGCCTATGAAATAGGAATATTAAACAGAAACAAGTGTCAAGAAATTCTATCAGAAAAATATAGGAGTAAAGGCTCAAATTTGCTGTGGAGAGGTGAGCTAAACGTTTGCTTATATTTAACTCTGACACCTACAGATTAATTCTTACATGATAAGATCACACTTAAATTTAAGTttagatacagtatatttgaATTCTAAACGTATTTACACATCAGATTTACCTGATGCTTATATTTAACTCGTATACAGGTGAAGTCATGGATTTGTGTTAGTTGCTTATATTTaattcatacacagacacagaaaagtCATAAGATTTACATGGAAATAGGTCATTTTACTCATACACAGATTAAGCTATCAGACTTACTTCCCAAATCTGGTTTTTGTTCAGAAATGTGTTCCGGACCACTGTCCCAATCAACGGCATCCAGAAGACTAGGAAAGTAAGAATGATGTAACCAGAGCGCTTGGCCAGcttgctctctttcttcttGCTGCTCCTTTCTTTATTGGTGAAGGATGGCATCATGCACACTTCTCCCATCACCTCTATGGTTTGGCCTGCTGAAACAGTCTGAGCATCATCTGCTCCTGGAGGAACCTGCTGTGAGTTTGGGTTCTTGTCATCCTTTGGAGGATCACCTGGGTTATCCTCACCATTCTTTGGATTTGTCAGTTCAGTCGAAGGGTTGTGCGGTTCAGAAACAATTTGCTGGTTGGTTGCTGCTGGAGGAACTTGCTCAGATTTTGGTTTCTCAACATCTTTAAGAAGATCACCTGAATTCTCACCATTGTTTTCCAGATCTATCAGTTCATTTGTGTCGTGGTGCAGTTCAGAAACAAGTATTACACTTTGCTGGTTGGGATATTTGAGAGTCTCTTCTTTCTTGACATCCGAGGTTTTGGGGTCCATAGAAAGAGTCTGATTTTGGTCTTTAGGATCTCCATTACATGACTTTGTACTATATGACGGCTCATTTCTCTCTTGAATGAATTGAGTATTATAAATTTCTTTCAGCGCCACTGGTTCCATCACAAATGCAATCTTTGATTCTACAACTTCAGGAACTTTTTTGTAAGTTGGGGCTGAAATGCCCTTGTCAAAAATCTTTCTGTTGTGCGCTTTGACCAGGAAAAATATGTGGGAATAGAAGCCAACTATAAGAGCCAAGCACAGGGACCAGACAGGCAACAAGACATAACGTCCAAAGGAGCCATATGTCTTTAAAATATCCCAATGCAAAGCTCTACATCGCACATAAACAATGGAGTCTTTTGTAAACATGACGCACAAAGCTGACACCACAATGGCCACGGCCCAGGTGAGCGGGATCCACACCTTAACCCGTTTTCGCCGCTCAGCGGTCTTAAATGGATTAGCAATGGCCTGGTGTCTTTCAGCGCTAATGCTTGCCAGAGTGAACAACTGGACACAGCAGCTGAGGGAAAATGACATCACCTGGCCATCACAGAAAAGATCCCCAAGGTCTCTTTTGTTGTTTTCGTTCAAGACGACAACCAGGAGTAACGGACAGTCTGTAGCACATCGCAGCAGGTCGATGACTGCGAGATTAACCAAGAGAGCATTGGTGGAGGTCTGGAGGGATTTCTGATGGTATACAGCATACGTGACAAAAAGGTTGGCTGGGATTCCCACAAAAAAGGTTACAAGCAACACTGTACAGTTGGTAACCAGGATGGACACATGGATGTCATTTTGCCATGTGTTCTCATTCACTTGTTCCCAAGGATTAGAGAAATTACTGATCATTTCCAaactacatttatttgtatttctacGGGTAGAAACCTAATCAGTTTTAAAATATATCTCAAGGAAAAGGTCTAGGGGAGAAAAGTCTTACACTGCTAGTGTTTTGCAGTGTAAAAGTGTCAATAAAATTGCATACAGATCAAACTAAAAGATTAACTAAACAGTGAATACTTTAACAacctaaaatattattataagcaTATTACATGATAATAGTGAACATACCTCAACAATTAATCTTCTAAATCTCTTGTTGCTTATTATCCTATTGAATTTTTAAAGAATTGATAGTAGGTGCTATGCGTGTAGTTTTTATTCCATCCGAGTCCTTGACGTATTCATGAAGTGAAAACGAGAAAAACTCCCAGCATTGTTGCATCTTCAGTTGAGTCTTCTGTCTTTTGAGCAACTGCAAGTGCAAACCACTTGGTTTTAGCCCTGAGACTCCATGACAACCACACTGCTTACGTTATACGGCCATTTTTCAATTAACACCCTGCCAGGGCACAATCATTAGggaattgttgtttttataaaatcagTTTGTTAACGCACAGACATTTAAATCCATCCTGGAGAACAGCCAATTACACACAGAGGGGGTGAATTTGATTagattattttttcctttgtctATTGGTTGtgtataatgataatgataatgataatgataataatagatagataggtagatattcctatttttttttattttggataaTTTGGCTTAAACCATTACATGATTTTCATGAGATCACATTCACTAAAGGTTCTGGGGAAAATTATATACAACAATCACCCACAAAATTATATTGTGTACATCCCTCTTGTCCCactaaaacagctctgacctgtCGAGGCATAGACTCAACGAGACCTCcaaaggtgtgctgtggtatccgACACCAAGACGTTAGCAGCGGATCCTGTAAGTTGTGAAGTGGGACCTCCATGTTCCTCAAACAATTCCTGAAAAATGTTTGCAGTGCAGCAGAGTGCATTATCCTGCTAAAAGAGGACACTGCCATCAGGGAATGCTGTTGCCATGAAGGGGTGTACTTCCCAGCAGAACgttgcccagagcatcacactgcctctgctGGCTTGCCTTCTTCCAATCGTGCATCCATCTCTTCTCCagataaacaacacacactcacccgtTTCATGTGAAAATGTTATGTcagaaaatgtgattcatcagaccaggccaccttcttccattgctctaTGGTCCAGTTCTAATGATCACATGCTCATAGGAATGAGTTTTATAATCTGCACTTTATCACAGACAGAAGTAAAGCATCTACAAGTCTTTAGACTGGAGcgatttgtgggttttttttagaGCTTGGTGATAGAACGAGTACAACACTCAACTAATAACAGGAACCAAGCTGTTTttggacattccacaacatgaaatataactgtaaatggataaaagaaaatgcacaaagacataaaaaaccatgaaactgtttaataaataaatcacaagtGGCTTCGAAACTATGAACAAAGTTAGAAGAGCTACAGAATACTGTAGTCACCCAGCGATGTTTCAGTTCAGCCCCTTtccattcattaaaaaaatacatctaaTAAAACTAATTGTTCAAGCAGACACAAAAATGAACTGGAACAACTTAAGTCATGTCTGGATGAAAATTCAGTGCAAAGAtgaatacaattatttatatattgaaaTCTAATATTGAAAGCTGATTACGTTACACCcgacaatatacagtattggTCACTCGACTGAGCAACAGCTGCTATGATCCAGATACTATATCAAATTACTGTACATCACATAGTCAATGAGCTGTTCAAGTAATTTAGTTACATTAGTTACATCAGCCAGAATATTAAAACCACTTAAAGGTGACGTGAATAATATCGATAATCTCATTACGGTGGCAAATCTATATATCAAAAGGTGGGTTATATtaagcagcaagtgaacagtcggTTCTTGAGATGTGTTGGAACAGGAAAAATGGGTGAGCGTAAAGatctgagtgactgagtgtctgAGAGTCCATGGGGTTGACCAAAAATGTATGGTCATCTTTTACCAGGCAGTAATTGAGAGTTCAATCAGGTACTGTATCACAGTATGGTTTGGGAATCTATCTGTGCAATCGAGATCAAAGATGACACGAATGATACATACTGCTTGGAAAATTATAGGAGTGAAAGAACTGACACCATTGCAAACTATGTACgaacatgccactgtaagacACGCTGAGAggattgtctgtgatttttcccATGTTTTTAATATGGAGTATGAGTTGTTGCCTTCTGGCAGGAGGTTCAGGGTTCCTCGCTgcagattaaatagatttaaaaactcttttatccCAGTGTCGGTGAAGTTGTTAAATAGGGGAAGGACATAGTtgctattttatgtattcaatatcctgtgaattgtatctgtctaatgtatgttctgtatgatTGCAGCAGAGGTGATGGCCCTACAAATTTCCCTACtggggacaataaaagtttaccttaccttaccattctggacttttttttttgtgatggcAGGATGACTTGGTATGAGTGTCTCCAAATCTGCAGGTCTTGTAAGGAATGCCAGAATGCCTGGTTTGCAGTGATTATTTCCAAAAGTGGTCCAATTAAGAAAAATTGGTGAACTGGGGGACCAACACTAGGAATATTacgcaggtggttttaatgttatggctgctaggtttagtatttatttaaataaatatctaaaacttCAGGCTTTTTGCTAAACCAGCAAACGATACAAAAGCTAATTAAATGCAATACAATGCCTCATCGACTTTCAACAGTTTGTCTGTAAATCTGAAACATTTTTCCATACAAATGTATAACTTGCCAGAATTGTTGCATATCAAACACACAAGGGAGGATGAAGATAAAGTAAATAAACTCCCTCattgcaaaaatattaaaaaacgtCCACTACACTCTGAGGTTTTCCACAATACAGTAGGAGAACTCCTCCAAAAATATTTGTCGCCAGTCAAAACACATAGAATGAagtatgctgtaaatataaaaataagatatagGCATCTTAAAATACTAAAGCGCTACAGCAATTTATAGCTGGGAGACAACGAGCCACTATACTGTAGCATGTCAGATGTGTTAGCCCTAGTGTCTAAACATATACTGAACGAATGAAGAacataaaaaccttcatttagaCAGTCTGCATCCCTAGTTCACCAGTACCAGTCATTACTATAACCACTTGGCTGGTCAATCTGCTAAACCTATGCAGTGCTGTTGTACATTAAATAAAGCTTTAGAATAATACCACACACGAGTCCGAGCCAGTGCGATGGTTCTTGAGGGGACTGGTTACGGCTCATGGGCTGGACTGCTCCGTCCAGAGTGATGCCTCGTGTTGAAGTGGTGTGCGTCGCGGATAGAACGTGTGCTGCAGGTCATAGTTGAGCAGGCAGCTGAGGGAGGCCATGTAGATGTCCGCAAAGCGCGA
The Tachysurus vachellii isolate PV-2020 chromosome 13, HZAU_Pvac_v1, whole genome shotgun sequence genome window above contains:
- the parietopsin gene encoding parietopsin; protein product: MISNFSNPWEQVNENTWQNDIHVSILVTNCTVLLVTFFVGIPANLFVTYAVYHQKSLQTSTNALLVNLAVIDLLRCATDCPLLLVVVLNENNKRDLGDLFCDGQVMSFSLSCCVQLFTLASISAERHQAIANPFKTAERRKRVKVWIPLTWAVAIVVSALCVMFTKDSIVYVRCRALHWDILKTYGSFGRYVLLPVWSLCLALIVGFYSHIFFLVKAHNRKIFDKGISAPTYKKVPEVVESKIAFVMEPVALKEIYNTQFIQERNEPSYSTKSCNGDPKDQNQTLSMDPKTSDVKKEETLKYPNQQSVILVSELHHDTNELIDLENNGENSGDLLKDVEKPKSEQVPPAATNQQIVSEPHNPSTELTNPKNGEDNPGDPPKDDKNPNSQQVPPGADDAQTVSAGQTIEVMGEVCMMPSFTNKERSSKKKESKLAKRSGYIILTFLVFWMPLIGTVVRNTFLNKNQIWEAMQEFEVLVVSISCMTSLTNPIIYAVVNPQFRTEFHSLKARCKALCTN